A region of Sphingobium baderi DNA encodes the following proteins:
- a CDS encoding metal-dependent hydrolase yields the protein MKVRFPKFDFSNIRARWAPNGEFAQRANAASLIPAYIEPYLLKVMIKAKPLIEPSKTRLVEELDIFIKQEMQHCKQHIAFNRRMHELGYAWLKPIERDYEATYKRFLETKSLRFNLAYCEGFESLSATACQLYFEDYNELLEGADAEPTDMWRWHLAEEFEHRTVCSDVYHELSGLNPIFAYFYRIYGYFYALVHLGRFQMMVSKKLLEHDRAKMTPAELKESLVRDKYARKVMGRHFVSFFFQICSPFYDPAKRREPQGYRAYLEQFEKKYDADREVVAA from the coding sequence ATGAAAGTCAGGTTCCCCAAGTTCGACTTCTCGAACATTCGCGCGCGTTGGGCTCCCAATGGGGAGTTTGCACAGCGTGCCAACGCGGCCTCGCTGATTCCCGCCTATATCGAACCCTATCTCTTGAAGGTGATGATAAAGGCGAAGCCCCTTATCGAGCCCTCCAAGACGCGCCTGGTAGAAGAGCTGGATATCTTCATCAAGCAGGAGATGCAGCATTGCAAGCAACACATCGCCTTCAACAGGCGTATGCACGAACTGGGCTATGCCTGGCTGAAGCCGATTGAGAGAGACTATGAGGCGACATATAAGCGATTTCTTGAAACGAAATCACTGCGCTTCAATCTCGCCTATTGCGAAGGCTTCGAGTCGCTGAGCGCGACGGCCTGCCAGCTCTATTTCGAGGATTATAATGAACTGCTGGAGGGCGCCGATGCGGAGCCCACGGACATGTGGCGATGGCATTTGGCCGAAGAGTTCGAGCATCGTACCGTATGCTCGGATGTCTATCATGAACTCAGCGGCCTAAATCCGATCTTCGCCTATTTCTATCGAATATATGGTTACTTCTATGCGTTGGTCCATCTCGGTCGATTTCAGATGATGGTTTCAAAGAAACTGCTGGAGCATGATCGCGCGAAGATGACGCCAGCCGAATTGAAAGAATCACTCGTGCGCGACAAATATGCCCGGAAAGTGATGGGCCGCCACTTCGTGAGTTTCTTCTTCCAGATTTGCTCACCCTTCTACGACCCCGCCAAGCGACGGGAACCTCAAGGCTATCGTGCCTATCTGGAGCAGTTCGAAAAGAAATATGACGCCGATAGGGAAGTCGTCGCAGCCTGA
- a CDS encoding aromatic ring-hydroxylating oxygenase subunit alpha — protein sequence MVDISQYMTKAHDMGLVDGTVPVEYYTSPEYFQREQAMIFRRAWLMVGRVEEVGNPGDFVVRKIPTLSANVIIAHGKDGQVRAFHNSCSHRGVALVCEERGNALTFRCPYHAWLYRIDGSLNAVPSAQDFPHVDKAKNGLAPIHLDTWNGFIFLNFADTPEVSLREFLAGLDVMLDGAPFDQFPFYVQVTDEIDCNWKNLVNAFNEGYHVAILHQKTLRPAVVPQENPHLNYLDIKQFGPHSAGTVQRNFDYNPDAPVLSWVYSQMLPTSAPDQQAIAEGRAGFYEHPGINRLNIPNFGTETITIFPNISLQPLANGYLFYQFWPLSHNRMRMEVRIYSRHAPKNLREEFAMAHTLAATRDVVVEDMAMSRLQQIGLETGGKKVQNFGENEPLLRMFTRDYEAYLAGGGMLPGQHSAEAAE from the coding sequence ATGGTCGACATCAGCCAATATATGACCAAGGCCCACGACATGGGCCTCGTCGATGGCACAGTGCCGGTGGAATATTATACCTCGCCGGAATATTTCCAGCGCGAGCAGGCGATGATCTTTCGACGCGCATGGCTCATGGTCGGACGGGTCGAGGAGGTTGGAAATCCCGGCGATTTCGTGGTGCGTAAAATACCGACCCTCAGCGCGAATGTCATCATCGCACACGGAAAGGACGGGCAGGTCCGCGCCTTCCACAACAGTTGCTCGCATCGGGGAGTGGCGCTTGTCTGCGAGGAGCGGGGCAATGCGCTGACGTTCCGCTGTCCCTATCACGCATGGCTGTATCGCATCGACGGCTCCCTAAACGCGGTGCCATCTGCACAGGACTTCCCACATGTGGACAAGGCCAAGAACGGACTTGCGCCGATCCATCTCGACACATGGAACGGGTTTATCTTCCTGAATTTCGCCGACACGCCGGAAGTTTCGCTCCGCGAATTCCTCGCAGGCCTGGACGTGATGCTGGATGGAGCGCCGTTCGACCAGTTCCCCTTCTACGTGCAAGTGACCGATGAGATCGACTGCAATTGGAAGAACCTCGTCAATGCCTTCAACGAGGGTTACCATGTCGCCATATTGCATCAAAAGACGCTGCGTCCGGCTGTGGTTCCTCAAGAGAACCCACATCTCAACTATCTCGACATCAAACAGTTCGGGCCGCACAGCGCGGGAACGGTGCAGCGCAATTTCGACTATAACCCGGACGCGCCGGTCCTGAGCTGGGTCTATTCCCAGATGCTGCCGACATCCGCCCCCGATCAACAGGCCATCGCCGAGGGCCGGGCGGGTTTCTACGAGCATCCGGGGATCAATCGGCTCAATATCCCGAACTTCGGAACCGAGACCATCACGATCTTTCCAAATATTTCGCTTCAGCCGTTGGCAAACGGATATCTATTCTATCAGTTCTGGCCGCTGAGCCACAACCGCATGCGGATGGAAGTACGAATCTATAGCCGTCATGCGCCGAAGAACCTGCGCGAGGAATTCGCGATGGCCCACACGCTGGCGGCGACGCGCGATGTCGTTGTCGAGGATATGGCGATGTCACGCCTCCAGCAGATCGGGCTGGAAACCGGCGGCAAAAAGGTACAGAATTTCGGCGAGAACGAACCATTGCTCCGCATGTTCACGCGTGACTACGAAGCCTATCTGGCGGGCGGCGGGATGCTTCCCGGGCAACATAGCGCGGAAGCGGCGGAATAA
- a CDS encoding cytochrome P450, with protein MQQIMEAADALDVSHPQIYRDDSWRPLFAQLRAEHPVYYCPRSRSGPYWSITRFADIVRVDTDPLSFSSSYLHGGVTIEDRVAASFMQMDPPVHTEKRKNVTAVVAPRSLAQMESLIRERAGRVLDALPRNEEFDWVQRVSIELTSMMLATLFAYPVEQRHKLVHWSDVLTADLDDPESPVRTEAERQAGLQDFYMTMMELWQQRQKEEQSYDIISLLAHDEGVRSASFDEICALFGLFLVGGNDTTRNSMSGGAWGFSEFPDEWRKLKANPGLAGNAAAEIIRYQTPVIYQRRTATCDVELGDQTIAAGDKVVMWYISGNRDESVFKDADRLQIDRPNARQHTAFGMGPHRCLGARLAEMQLRILWEEALIRDLDIEILGPPTYAFSNLVRSPLSLRARIKG; from the coding sequence TTGCAACAGATCATGGAAGCCGCAGATGCGCTGGATGTCAGTCATCCGCAGATTTATCGCGACGATAGCTGGCGCCCGCTATTCGCTCAGCTTCGCGCGGAGCATCCGGTATATTACTGCCCACGGAGCCGTAGTGGGCCCTATTGGTCGATCACGCGTTTTGCCGATATTGTTCGCGTCGATACCGATCCACTGTCATTTTCTTCTTCTTATCTTCATGGGGGGGTCACGATAGAAGATCGCGTCGCAGCTTCATTCATGCAAATGGACCCACCAGTACATACGGAAAAGCGAAAGAATGTAACGGCGGTGGTTGCGCCCAGGAGCCTCGCGCAAATGGAGAGTCTGATCCGTGAGCGCGCCGGCAGGGTGCTGGATGCGTTGCCGCGCAACGAAGAGTTTGATTGGGTTCAGCGGGTTTCGATCGAGTTGACATCGATGATGTTGGCTACATTGTTCGCCTATCCCGTCGAACAGCGGCACAAGTTGGTGCACTGGTCCGATGTGCTGACCGCCGATCTCGACGATCCCGAAAGCCCCGTCCGGACCGAGGCGGAGCGCCAGGCTGGCCTCCAGGACTTCTACATGACGATGATGGAGCTTTGGCAGCAGCGTCAGAAAGAGGAACAGAGCTACGATATCATTTCGCTTCTCGCACATGATGAGGGTGTGCGCTCCGCCTCCTTCGACGAAATCTGCGCGTTGTTCGGTTTGTTTCTCGTGGGAGGAAATGACACAACCCGCAACTCGATGTCAGGCGGCGCATGGGGCTTCAGCGAGTTTCCTGATGAATGGCGGAAATTGAAGGCCAATCCAGGGTTGGCCGGAAATGCTGCAGCGGAAATAATCCGTTACCAGACCCCGGTCATCTATCAGCGCCGCACGGCGACATGCGATGTTGAATTGGGTGATCAGACGATTGCCGCAGGTGACAAGGTCGTGATGTGGTACATTTCCGGCAATCGCGATGAGAGCGTCTTTAAAGACGCCGACAGACTCCAGATCGATCGCCCCAATGCCCGGCAGCATACCGCCTTCGGAATGGGGCCTCATCGCTGCCTCGGCGCGCGGCTTGCCGAGATGCAATTGCGTATCCTTTGGGAGGAGGCCCTTATACGCGATCTCGACATCGAGATTCTCGGGCCGCCGACCTACGCCTTTTCGAATCTTGTCCGTAGCCCGCTTAGCCTGCGCGCCCGCATCAAGGGTTGA
- a CDS encoding nuclear transport factor 2 family protein produces the protein MNQDIEKNRDVALRLVKAVGSGDMATVKKLIHPDLDWWLNGMGHLDHDAFLASLHMLHSAKTGGFTVITSTADADRVAVEMVGHFEYEDGRIYDNNYCELMTLKDGLVYKVHAFFDTGAAEKAFGATPS, from the coding sequence ATGAATCAGGACATTGAGAAGAATCGCGACGTCGCGCTCCGGCTGGTGAAAGCTGTTGGATCTGGCGACATGGCAACCGTAAAAAAACTGATCCACCCAGATCTCGACTGGTGGCTGAACGGCATGGGCCATCTCGATCATGATGCATTCCTTGCCTCGTTGCACATGTTGCACAGTGCAAAAACGGGCGGGTTCACCGTCATCACCTCGACTGCCGATGCGGATCGCGTCGCCGTCGAGATGGTGGGACATTTCGAATATGAAGATGGGCGCATCTATGACAATAATTATTGCGAATTGATGACGCTGAAAGACGGGCTGGTCTATAAAGTTCATGCCTTTTTCGACACTGGAGCGGCAGAAAAGGCGTTCGGAGCGACGCCTAGTTAG
- a CDS encoding SDR family NAD(P)-dependent oxidoreductase — protein sequence MKRLDGKVILINGAGSGIGKACAEAYAREGAKVIVASQSKSSEKVAADIVAAGGNAHPFAADISDETAVKGLVDYAIQTYSRIDVLHNNAAMTGDIMMQDRDVVNMDVDLWDRTMAVNLRGPMLCAKHVIPHMLRQGGGNVITTGSTKALQGDIGQTAYGASKAGVHNLTYNIAAQYGKFGIRANVLMVGLVLSGALEDNMPEPIRQLMLRHKLTPFIGAPEDCAKAAIFLASDESRYTTGQNLHVDGGYSNHAPSLAEFRDLFAHMAAQDGDGKN from the coding sequence GTGAAAAGGCTCGACGGTAAAGTCATCCTCATCAACGGCGCGGGATCAGGAATCGGTAAAGCCTGTGCCGAGGCATATGCCCGGGAAGGCGCCAAAGTCATTGTCGCAAGCCAGAGCAAATCATCGGAGAAGGTTGCGGCCGATATCGTTGCCGCGGGTGGCAATGCACATCCCTTTGCAGCCGATATTTCGGATGAAACCGCCGTAAAGGGCCTGGTCGATTATGCGATCCAGACCTATAGTCGAATCGACGTCTTGCACAACAATGCTGCGATGACTGGCGACATCATGATGCAGGATCGTGATGTGGTAAACATGGACGTCGATCTATGGGACCGCACCATGGCCGTGAATCTTCGCGGCCCCATGCTTTGCGCCAAGCATGTGATCCCCCATATGCTGAGACAGGGTGGTGGCAACGTCATCACGACTGGTTCCACCAAAGCGCTGCAAGGCGATATCGGCCAGACCGCTTATGGCGCATCCAAAGCCGGTGTGCACAACCTCACCTACAATATTGCGGCGCAATATGGAAAATTCGGCATTCGCGCCAATGTGTTGATGGTAGGTTTGGTGCTCTCAGGCGCATTGGAGGACAATATGCCCGAACCGATCCGCCAGCTCATGCTGCGTCACAAGCTGACGCCATTCATCGGCGCGCCGGAAGACTGCGCGAAGGCTGCCATATTTCTGGCGTCGGATGAGTCCCGCTATACGACCGGTCAGAATTTGCATGTCGATGGAGGCTATTCCAATCACGCCCCTTCACTGGCGGAGTTCCGCGATCTGTTTGCCCATATGGCAGCACAGGATGGAGATGGTAAGAACTGA
- a CDS encoding aromatic ring-hydroxylating oxygenase subunit alpha, with product MDSQAAATLIERVEREAKRITYPADFPALPDLPTARYCDPAFFALEMQYVFNKTWLYAGHESELLEPGAYKLFTEMDRSVILSRGKDRTIRAFKNACRHRGAALVTEPAGIAKRFICPYHAWGYASDGELRSVPEAHNFACLNKAEKPLLQVRCELWRGFIFINFDEAAEPLADFIAPLAAQAESFPFERMVVKRTLRTEIACNWKTAYDNFLEIYHVATVHQKTIAPFLDSKSFVVTPLENGHARFTTRKRIENLYGASDIKGLDERFRSLTVALPRFPNGFTALDPSGFNWMNFWPIGHDRMAVVSTIFGETLKDSDADRAYWDEFSAYQVKILDEDLGLFTTIQRSMREGDLSTLTLSYQEQYLQWYNEHIDQKIGRDNIPSHLRVVPVMTAAFGDEDHPAE from the coding sequence ATGGACAGCCAAGCGGCCGCAACGCTCATTGAGCGCGTCGAACGGGAAGCAAAGCGCATCACTTATCCGGCGGATTTCCCCGCGCTGCCCGATTTGCCAACCGCCCGCTACTGCGATCCGGCCTTCTTTGCTCTGGAAATGCAGTATGTTTTCAACAAGACATGGCTCTATGCCGGTCATGAAAGCGAATTGCTTGAACCCGGCGCTTACAAGCTGTTCACCGAGATGGATCGCTCTGTCATTCTCAGCCGAGGCAAGGACCGGACCATCCGCGCATTCAAGAACGCCTGTCGCCATCGCGGCGCGGCGTTGGTGACTGAACCGGCGGGCATCGCAAAGCGCTTCATCTGCCCCTATCATGCCTGGGGTTATGCCAGCGACGGCGAACTCAGGTCCGTACCGGAAGCACATAACTTCGCCTGTTTGAACAAGGCGGAAAAGCCGCTGCTCCAGGTGCGCTGCGAGCTATGGCGCGGTTTCATCTTCATCAATTTCGACGAAGCGGCGGAGCCTTTGGCCGACTTCATCGCCCCGCTCGCCGCACAAGCGGAGAGCTTCCCGTTCGAGCGCATGGTGGTCAAGCGCACATTGCGGACGGAGATCGCGTGCAACTGGAAGACAGCTTATGACAATTTTCTGGAAATCTATCATGTCGCGACTGTCCATCAGAAAACCATAGCGCCGTTCCTCGATTCAAAGAGCTTCGTCGTCACACCGCTGGAAAACGGGCACGCCCGTTTCACAACCCGTAAACGCATAGAAAATCTCTACGGCGCCAGCGACATCAAGGGATTGGATGAGAGGTTCAGGAGCCTGACCGTCGCCCTGCCCCGCTTTCCTAACGGCTTCACGGCACTGGACCCATCAGGCTTCAACTGGATGAACTTCTGGCCGATAGGACATGACCGGATGGCTGTCGTTTCCACTATATTCGGCGAGACATTGAAAGATTCCGATGCCGACCGCGCATATTGGGATGAATTCAGCGCCTATCAAGTAAAGATCCTTGACGAAGATCTTGGCCTGTTCACCACAATTCAGCGCTCCATGCGTGAAGGTGATCTTTCCACTCTGACCCTGAGCTATCAAGAGCAGTATTTGCAGTGGTATAATGAGCATATCGACCAGAAAATCGGACGCGATAACATACCCTCTCACTTGCGTGTAGTGCCGGTAATGACGGCAGCATTCGGCGATGAAGATCACCCGGCGGAGTGA
- a CDS encoding cytochrome P450, with translation MLAQARRNHPVFFMPKYGWYVVTRLDDITRIANDPETFSNRMFVTVPEVPAGFRTRLPLGFPMKVQLAAADPPAHGRLKRYMQAALSPRIIAAHADQIRQIARQLVDEMLRSPDRQANLVTSYADRIPMMAIAALLDAPVEDYDRYRLWVDASLELITTNPSPERLECLAETLQDFDSFIRKLIHDRRERPGEDAISKMLAAADEGDALGEEEILGLVSSMLLGGTDTTSTAIGNMVWNLLHHRDQWEAVRADRSLLAKAFEESVRFRDPGRGPIRVATQDVEIRGIPIPKGSLIQLCTMAADHDETVFDHADRFDIFRNDLKIAPAWGRGIHMCVGRLLAHLEGEIALDILLDHVPDLELVGDGGRLYTPQLMMPTLRCLNVSW, from the coding sequence TTGCTGGCGCAGGCACGCCGTAACCATCCCGTTTTCTTCATGCCTAAATATGGCTGGTATGTCGTGACCCGACTGGATGACATTACGCGTATCGCGAATGATCCAGAAACCTTCTCGAACCGGATGTTCGTTACCGTTCCCGAAGTCCCTGCGGGATTCCGCACGCGTCTGCCGCTGGGGTTTCCGATGAAGGTTCAGCTCGCAGCCGCCGATCCGCCGGCCCACGGGCGATTGAAGCGCTACATGCAAGCCGCCCTTTCGCCCCGCATCATAGCTGCACACGCCGATCAGATTCGCCAGATTGCGCGTCAACTCGTCGATGAGATGCTACGCAGTCCAGATCGCCAGGCAAATCTCGTGACCAGCTACGCCGATCGCATTCCGATGATGGCGATTGCCGCGTTGCTCGACGCTCCTGTAGAAGATTATGATCGCTATCGGCTATGGGTCGATGCCTCGCTCGAACTCATCACCACCAACCCCTCGCCAGAACGGCTAGAGTGCCTTGCCGAGACGCTTCAGGATTTCGACAGCTTCATCCGCAAGCTGATCCATGACCGGCGCGAACGGCCCGGCGAGGATGCGATCTCGAAGATGCTGGCCGCAGCCGATGAAGGGGATGCGCTGGGCGAGGAAGAGATTCTCGGCCTTGTCAGCTCGATGCTTCTCGGCGGGACGGATACAACCAGCACGGCCATAGGCAATATGGTGTGGAATCTTCTCCACCATCGTGATCAGTGGGAGGCCGTTCGAGCCGACCGTAGCCTGCTCGCCAAAGCTTTCGAAGAAAGCGTACGCTTCAGGGATCCCGGACGCGGGCCGATCAGGGTTGCGACACAGGATGTAGAAATCCGGGGAATACCAATCCCTAAGGGGTCATTAATTCAGCTCTGCACGATGGCGGCAGATCATGACGAAACCGTGTTTGATCACGCCGACAGATTTGATATTTTTCGTAACGACCTGAAAATTGCACCGGCCTGGGGGCGAGGTATTCATATGTGCGTCGGTCGCCTGCTTGCCCATCTTGAAGGGGAGATCGCCCTCGACATACTGCTGGATCATGTTCCAGACCTCGAACTCGTCGGCGACGGCGGCCGTTTGTACACGCCGCAGTTAATGATGCCCACGCTACGCTGCCTGAATGTCAGCTGGTGA
- a CDS encoding TonB-dependent receptor translates to MMREIPKKALLAGISAIFAASPGAYAQSNTSTQSVSDNEISDIVVTARRRAESLQSVPVAITAITADVLREKAITTPYDLGNSTPGIVAATGSSQRNDVLYFIRGQGATFGSSPSVVTYFADVPQQTNSASGGSNITFYDLESVQVLKGPQGTLFGRSTTGGAVLLTPKAPSGEFDGFFEAALGNYSSREFTGAVNVPIFEDRLAIRVAGNYSYHDGFSKSLTTGQDLDDRDRSSYRISVLARPTDWLTSTTIFSDVNIKENGTASVLGTYEPNGVARRVVDPRLPGGSVITGSLLDTRVGAGILGVTPGVTEATASGYGYISVAGLCTNPGITALYAASGKSVANCINERIALINGVRASLDGEAARIAAGGSVRRLATTRPNFLRSQVQQLINTTELNFGELGFLGDTSFKNIFSTTRNLHSEVVREIQGGVGSGVVYNDLDVSNPNCTPTLCTGQVNVRDYGAGKNDWFDVWSEEAQVSGQIGGSHDWMIGYFTEHSNVNAYLNYPAIFQTLNGAFTVPAGLPGISTGYNRDYKSSQTGYFGQATIDFAAFGFEGLRLTGGYRYSVVKQSLLAVNALLPPTGVIVAPDNPAITTDDPIPASLKQTADSYTFSLDYKFSPDVMVYGTTRKGFKQGGINIQSILPAQNGVAAALPTFKPETVTDYELGIKADYNLGGIRMRTNLALFQADFSGLHRATSFFNGQTASNQIENAAKLRSRGLELEQVIRFTPAFTVNVNYAYLDAKFRSFPGVIVRPSDGAIIERSRTPITGAPKHKLDVAARYQYDAGDTGDFILAGNVSYQSRTSVSDDALFSLTPEEQSPYAIVNLRLDWNNIMDNAVDLSIFVKNLFNETYRTGAGNLVSSQLGTTPYVYGDPRVYGVQLRARFGRSAER, encoded by the coding sequence ATGATGAGGGAAATTCCCAAAAAGGCTCTGCTTGCCGGTATCAGTGCAATATTCGCAGCGTCTCCGGGTGCTTATGCACAAAGCAATACCTCCACTCAATCTGTAAGCGATAACGAAATATCGGATATCGTCGTCACCGCGCGCCGGCGGGCTGAAAGCCTTCAGTCCGTTCCTGTAGCGATCACTGCGATTACGGCCGATGTCCTGCGTGAAAAGGCGATTACCACGCCATATGATCTCGGCAATTCGACGCCCGGCATTGTCGCCGCCACCGGCAGTTCGCAACGTAACGACGTGCTTTACTTCATCCGTGGCCAGGGCGCGACCTTCGGGAGCTCGCCATCGGTGGTCACTTATTTCGCCGATGTGCCGCAGCAAACCAACTCCGCCTCCGGGGGGTCCAACATCACTTTCTACGATCTGGAGTCAGTCCAGGTTCTGAAGGGCCCGCAGGGTACTCTGTTCGGCCGCTCAACGACTGGCGGCGCGGTGTTGCTGACCCCCAAGGCGCCTTCGGGCGAGTTTGACGGGTTCTTCGAGGCAGCCTTGGGCAACTACAGTTCCCGGGAGTTTACCGGCGCGGTGAACGTGCCGATCTTTGAGGACCGGCTCGCGATCCGCGTGGCCGGCAACTACAGCTATCATGACGGCTTCTCGAAAAGTCTTACAACCGGACAGGATCTGGATGACCGCGACCGTTCGTCCTACCGGATCAGCGTGCTGGCGCGACCGACCGACTGGCTGACGAGCACCACCATCTTCTCGGATGTGAACATCAAGGAGAATGGAACGGCGAGCGTTCTTGGCACCTACGAACCCAATGGCGTGGCACGCCGCGTTGTGGATCCGCGCCTGCCCGGCGGATCGGTCATAACCGGATCGCTGCTCGACACGCGGGTGGGAGCCGGCATCCTGGGCGTTACGCCTGGAGTAACCGAGGCGACCGCCAGCGGTTATGGTTATATATCGGTGGCTGGCCTTTGCACCAATCCCGGCATCACGGCGCTCTATGCAGCCAGCGGCAAGTCGGTTGCGAACTGCATTAACGAGCGAATTGCCCTCATCAACGGCGTCCGCGCCAGCCTTGACGGAGAAGCAGCGCGCATCGCGGCGGGCGGAAGCGTCCGGCGGCTTGCGACCACAAGGCCGAACTTTCTTCGTTCACAGGTCCAACAGCTGATCAACACTACCGAGCTGAATTTCGGCGAGCTTGGATTCCTGGGCGACACCAGCTTCAAGAACATCTTTTCCACGACACGCAATCTTCACTCCGAAGTTGTCCGGGAGATTCAGGGCGGCGTCGGCTCAGGCGTGGTCTATAACGACCTCGATGTCAGCAACCCGAACTGCACGCCCACGCTTTGCACCGGACAGGTCAATGTCAGGGATTATGGCGCCGGCAAGAATGACTGGTTCGACGTATGGTCGGAAGAAGCACAGGTGTCCGGCCAGATCGGCGGCAGCCATGACTGGATGATCGGCTACTTCACGGAACATTCCAACGTGAACGCCTATCTCAACTATCCGGCCATCTTCCAGACGCTGAACGGCGCCTTCACGGTTCCGGCGGGACTTCCGGGCATATCGACTGGCTACAATCGCGACTATAAATCTTCGCAAACCGGTTATTTCGGGCAGGCGACCATCGATTTCGCCGCCTTCGGCTTCGAAGGCCTGCGTTTGACCGGCGGCTATCGGTACAGCGTTGTCAAACAATCGCTTCTGGCGGTGAACGCGCTTCTCCCCCCCACGGGCGTGATCGTCGCACCGGACAACCCGGCTATCACGACGGACGATCCGATCCCCGCTTCCCTCAAGCAAACGGCGGACAGCTATACTTTTTCGCTCGACTATAAATTCTCGCCGGATGTCATGGTTTATGGCACCACGCGCAAGGGCTTCAAGCAGGGAGGCATCAACATCCAGTCGATCCTGCCGGCCCAGAACGGGGTGGCAGCGGCTTTGCCGACGTTCAAGCCTGAAACAGTCACTGACTATGAATTGGGCATCAAGGCAGATTATAATCTGGGCGGCATCCGCATGCGGACCAATCTGGCGCTGTTCCAGGCGGATTTCTCCGGCCTGCATCGCGCCACTTCCTTCTTCAACGGCCAGACCGCATCGAACCAGATCGAGAATGCCGCAAAATTGCGATCGCGCGGCCTTGAACTCGAACAAGTCATCCGTTTCACCCCCGCCTTCACGGTCAATGTCAATTACGCCTATCTCGATGCCAAGTTCAGGAGTTTTCCGGGCGTGATCGTCCGTCCGTCAGACGGAGCGATCATAGAACGATCTCGTACCCCCATAACGGGTGCGCCAAAGCACAAGTTGGACGTCGCGGCGCGATATCAATATGATGCAGGTGACACGGGTGACTTCATATTGGCTGGCAATGTGTCGTATCAGTCTCGTACGAGCGTCTCGGACGATGCTCTTTTCTCGCTCACGCCAGAGGAGCAATCTCCCTACGCCATCGTCAATCTGCGTCTCGACTGGAACAATATCATGGACAATGCAGTCGACCTCAGCATTTTCGTGAAGAACTTGTTCAACGAGACATACAGGACCGGCGCGGGCAACCTCGTCAGCTCCCAGCTCGGTACGACACCTTATGTCTATGGCGATCCGCGCGTGTACGGTGTGCAGCTTCGGGCACGGTTCGGTCGCTCGGCGGAACGCTGA
- a CDS encoding 2Fe-2S iron-sulfur cluster-binding protein codes for MQIIFRNAEAGERIVMASEGDTLMHVALANDIIGIPGDCGGQCACGTCHVYVDPAWVERVGRVEPGSTEETMIFGAPVDARPNSRLACQVNLIAIHDGLIVEIPEGQ; via the coding sequence ATGCAGATCATCTTTCGAAACGCCGAAGCCGGCGAGCGCATTGTAATGGCGAGTGAGGGCGACACGCTGATGCATGTCGCGCTGGCCAACGATATAATCGGTATCCCAGGAGACTGCGGCGGCCAATGCGCCTGCGGCACATGCCATGTCTATGTAGATCCGGCATGGGTTGAGCGAGTTGGCCGCGTCGAACCCGGCTCGACGGAGGAAACCATGATCTTTGGAGCGCCTGTCGATGCCCGCCCGAACTCGCGGCTCGCATGCCAGGTTAATCTGATTGCAATTCACGACGGGTTGATTGTGGAAATCCCGGAAGGCCAATAG